One Lysobacter enzymogenes DNA segment encodes these proteins:
- a CDS encoding DUF979 domain-containing protein, whose amino-acid sequence MIGLQFVYWLMGLYFGALAWRGARDAANPRRWTTALFWGLIAALMFLAEHLPNKVVGACVVALALLAGFGGLGRGGYAETGEAEKQRESQRLGNRLFWPALLIPAVTLAAALGLKHVRIGDTPLLEPANVTLVGLSLACLVALAAACRLTRQTPWSGVEQSRRLVDAIGWAALLPLLLATLGSVFEAGGVGQAVAGVVRMAIPVDNAFAVVAAYALGMALFTVIMGNAFAAFPVMTGGIALPLLVGHHHADPAPLAAIGMLSGYCGTLFTPMAANFNLVPAALLELKDPYGVIRAQWPTGAILLACNVLLMYWIALR is encoded by the coding sequence ATGATCGGCCTGCAGTTCGTCTATTGGCTGATGGGCCTGTACTTCGGCGCGCTGGCCTGGCGCGGCGCGCGCGATGCGGCCAATCCGCGGCGCTGGACCACCGCGCTGTTCTGGGGCCTGATCGCGGCGCTGATGTTCCTCGCCGAGCACCTGCCGAACAAGGTCGTCGGCGCCTGCGTGGTCGCGCTGGCGCTGCTGGCCGGCTTCGGCGGCCTCGGCCGCGGCGGCTACGCCGAGACCGGCGAAGCGGAAAAGCAGCGCGAATCGCAACGCCTGGGCAACCGCCTGTTCTGGCCGGCGCTGCTGATTCCGGCGGTCACCCTGGCCGCGGCGCTCGGCCTCAAGCACGTGCGCATCGGCGACACGCCGCTGCTGGAGCCGGCCAACGTCACCCTGGTCGGTCTGAGCCTGGCCTGCCTGGTCGCCCTCGCCGCCGCGTGCCGGCTGACCCGGCAGACGCCGTGGAGCGGCGTGGAGCAATCGCGCCGGCTGGTCGACGCGATCGGCTGGGCCGCGCTGCTGCCGCTGCTGCTGGCCACGCTCGGCAGCGTGTTCGAGGCCGGCGGCGTCGGCCAGGCGGTCGCCGGCGTGGTGCGCATGGCGATCCCGGTCGACAACGCCTTCGCCGTGGTCGCGGCGTATGCGCTGGGCATGGCGCTGTTCACCGTGATCATGGGCAACGCCTTCGCCGCGTTCCCGGTGATGACCGGCGGCATCGCCCTGCCGCTGCTGGTCGGCCACCACCACGCCGACCCCGCGCCGCTGGCCGCGATCGGCATGCTCTCGGGCTACTGCGGCACCTTGTTCACGCCGATGGCGGCGAACTTCAACCTGGTGCCGGCGGCGCTGCTGGAACTCAAGGACCCCTACGGCGTGATCCGCGCGCAGTGGCCCACCGGCGCGATCCTGCTGGCCTGCAATGTGCTGCTGATGTACTGGATCGCGCTGCGATGA